ATGCAGGCCCAACGGCGCGACCTCGAGATCCTCGATGATCACCTGGTTGATCCAGGAGTTGCGAAACAGGTCCGGCGCCATGATCAGGAACTCCTCGCCCCCGTCATGCACGATGCGCCAGCGGTAATATTTGCCGGTCTCGAGCTCGAACTGCGTTTCCGAGAATGTGAGCGCCGCGCTGTCGATCATCATGTCGGGAAGTCGGGTGGCGTCCGATGCGATGTTGCCTTCGGCGGCCGCCATCATGGGCGCAAAAGCGATGACTGCGGCAGCGATGCCACGCACGAAAGTCTTCATTCAAATTCCTCCCTGTTTTTGCCAGATTAGGGACCGCGAAGGCGTTCTGCCAAATAGGTTTTCGCAATTTGGGAGATTGCAAATCGCGGTCTGACCGGGTGGTAGCCTGTTGGGGACCAAAGAAAGCGGACATACCGCGAGGGAGGACAAGATCATGAAAAGACGCGAATTTTCGGCGCTTCTCGGGGGCGGCCTCATCGGCACCGCGCTGGGCGCTCCGGCCCGCGCTTTCAGCCCGCCGACCGTCAAGCGTGCACCCGTGAAAGTCGGGGCGCTGGCCACGGGCACGGCGCAATGGGAACTGGCCGTCATCAAGGACATGAAGCTCGACGAAAAGCACGGGGTCGAGTTGGAGACGAAGGATGTCTCGGGCAAGGACGCGAGCCATGTGGCGCTCATGTCTGGTGACGTGGATATCGTGCTGTCGGACTATATCTGGGTCGCGGGCGTGCGCGCCACGGGCGAGGATTTCACCGTCGTTCCGCACAGCTATGCGGTCGGCGGGCTGATCGTTCGCCCCGACGGGCCGATCCAGACCCTGACCGACCTGCCGGGCAAGACCATCGCCATCGCGGGGGGGCCGGTGGACAAGAGCTGGGTCGCCCTCCGGGCTTACTACAAGAAGGAAACGGGCGAGGACCTCGAAGCACAGGTCGACGCGCGCTTTGGGGCGCCGCCGCTGGTCAACGAGCTGCTGCTTGAGGACAAGGCCGATGCCGCCCTCAACTTCTGGCATTTCAACGCGCGCACGAAAGCCGCCGGGATGAAAGAGCTGATCTCGGTCTCCGAGATGATGACCGGGCTCGGCATCGCCGAACAGCCGCCGCTTCTGGGCTGGGTGTTCCGGGAAAGCGTTGCCGCCGAGAAACCCGAGGCCATCAAGGGCTATCTCGATGCGAGCTTCGAGGCGAAACGGCTCCTTCTCCAGCGCGACTCGGTCTGGGACGACATCCGTCCGCTCATGAACGCCGAGGACGACGCGCTTTTCCTGCAACTGCGGGAAGATTACCGGGCCGGCATCCTGACCGACTACACGCCGGGTGTGATAGACGCCGCCGGGGCTGCCTATGCCATCATGGCCGAAGTTGGCGGACCCGATCTTGTGGGAGATGCGATGACCATGCCGGAAGGGACGTTCTGGTCCGGCTACACCACCTCCTGACCGCGCGTCCATGAAGGCCAGACGCGGTCCACCATCGGCGGTGGGACGGCTTGAATGGCTGTCCCTCCCGCTTCTCATCGTGGTCTGGGAGGTGGCGGCGCTTGTCGTCGACCACCGGCTTTTCCCGACGCCGGTCGAGGTGTTCCGCGAGATCATCCATCTGGCGACGGAGCGCCGTCTCTTGCCCGATGTCGCCAAGACGCTAGGCCGGGCGGCGGCGGCCTTCTTCATCGCCATGGCGCTGGGCATCGTGCTGGGCGGGTTGACCGGGCGCTTCAGGGTCTTCGACCGGCTCTTCGGAAGCTGGGTCCTGATCGGGCTCAATGTCCCGGCCATCGTCGTCGCGATCACCTGCTACATCTGGCTGGGCCTGACCGAGACGGCGCTGATCCTCGCCGTCGTGATCAACAAGACCCCCCTCGTTACCGTCACCATGCGTGAAGGGGTCCGAAACCTCGACCACGGATTCACCGAGCTGGCCCGCGTCTACCGCGTGCCCTTCCGGCGACAGGTGCGGCGCATCGTGATCCCGCAACTCATGCCCTATGTCCTCACCGCCGCGCGCACCGGTTTGTCGCTCATCTGGAAAATCGTTCTGGTGTTCGAGGTGCTTGGCTCCGACGGCGGGGTCGGGTTTCGCATCGGTATCTTCTTTCAAAGCTTCGATATCGCGGCAATCCTCGCCTATACGACGAGCTTCATGGCGGTCGTTTTCTTCATCGAATACGCGGTCATGCGACCGCTGGAACAAAGGGTCCTCGGATGGCGTCCGGCGTTTCGGTCTGTCTAGACATCGAGCGCAAGGCGTTCGGCGGGGATCTCCTGATGGATGGCCTGCATCTTTTCGTGCGCGAGGGCGAGGTGGTTGCCATCGTCGGCCCGTCCGGTGTCGGAAAGTCGACCATCCTGCGGATGATCGCGGGTCTCGATACGGATTACGAGGGGATGCTGCGCATCGGTGGCAAGCCGGCCGCCGAGGCTCCCGTCCCCGGCTTCGTGTTCCAGGACCCGCGCCTCTTGCCCTGGGCGACGTCGACGCAGAACCTGACACTCGTCTCCGACAGCCTTACCGAAAAGGAGGCGCACAAGTTGCTGGGCGAAATGGGGCTCGGCGGATACGAGGACGCGCTGCCCGGCGAGCTCTCAGGCGGCATGCAACGCCGCGTGTCGCTGGCCCGTGCGCTCGCCGTGAAGCCTGGTCTTCTGATCCTCGACGAGCCTTTCGTCTCGATTGACCGGAAACTGGCCCGCGATCTTTCCGCTCTTATCGCCCGGGTGATCCGGGCCTATCAGCCCACTGTCATTCTGGTGTCGCATGACCCCGAGGATGCCGCCCGGCTTGCGGATCGGATCGTGGTGCTGGATGGTCGCCCGATGGAAGTGGTGGAGGACCGACGTCTGGACGTGGCCCGCGATCTTCGCGACGAAACATGGGTGCGCGAGGAAGCGGCACGGATGGTGGGGGAAGAATGACCGGCGAACTTGTTCTCGAAATGCAGGACGTCGTGAAACGCTACGGCAGCGTGACCGCACTCGACGGTGTGTCCCTGTCGATTGCGCCGGGGCGGTTCGTCGGGCTGCTCGGTCCGAACGGGGCCGGCAAGTCGACGTTGTTCCAGATCATCGCCGGCCTCTTCGCGCCCGATTCCGGCGCGGTCGAGGTCTTTGGCATGACGCACCGCGATGCCGGGTCGGACATTCGCCGCCGTATGGGTGTGGTCTTTCAGGCGCGCTCCGTCGATCTCGACATGTCGATCCGCGCGAACCTTCGGTTTCATGGGCGGCTCTTCGGGCTGGGTGGACGGGTGCTTGACGACCGGATCGACGCGCTCGCCATGCAGTTCGGACTCGAAGACCTGTTGAAGCGTCCGGTGCGCAACCTGTCAGGTGGCCAGCAGCGCAAGGTGGAAATCGCCCGCGCCCTGATCAACGATCCGGACCTCATCATCATGGACGAACCCTCGGCGGGTCTCGACACGCCCTCGCGGCGCGCTCTGGTCGAGGATATCCGGCGTCTCGCCGCCAACAATTCGGTCGCCGTGCTCTGGGCGACGCATCTGGTGGACGAGGTCGAAGGCGCGGACGACGTCATCATGCTGGTGAAGGGCAAGGTCGTGGCGACCGGATCGCCGGCGACCTTGATCGCCGACAGCGGCGGCGGTGACCTGGTGGATGCCTACTCGCGGCTCACCGCCTAGTTATCCTTGTCCGGGGTGACGGGTGCCGGTGTCTGGTCGAACCGGAGCCCCCCGAAGTCGAAGTTCACGACCCGCGTTCCGATCCGGGCGTTGTTGCCCTGTTCGGTTTCCTCGGTTGCATCGTCCGCAATGTCCTCGGCCGGGTCTTCCTCGCCTTCTTCTTCGGCGACCTCGCCCGAGATGTCCTCGCCCTTGGCCACCTTGCCCTGCGCTTCAAGGACCAATGCGGCCAGTTCATCGGAATAAGGAAGCCGGTGCGCACGCGGCTGGCCGACGGGATAGTAGTCCTCGTCCAGTTCGCCCAGCCAAAGAAAGATTGCCCCGGGGTCGCCGGTCAGCTTGTCGGGCTCCTCGATCTGTGCCCAGTAGAGCCGGAACCGCTCTGGCGGGGCGGTGTCGGACGGCAGCCCCCGCAGCCGCCCGATGCCCTGATAGGTCAGGAACATCAGCGCCGCGATCGCTACGGTCAGCCCGGCCTTGAGGACGAGCGGAAACCTGGAATTCAGTACGACGAGAACGACGATCACCGCCACCAGCGCATAGGCGACCGTCAATGTCAGAATGGTCTGTGTCATTGCCGCACGACCTCGCCCGATCCGGTCATCATGTCGCCGCCCGGCGTGTTCGTCGTGGTCTGCCGGGTCAGGGCCACCAGCGATTTCGGTCGGTTGTTCAGGTCCTCGATTTCGTCATCGGCCAAAGTGAACCGCGCGACGGTGACTTCCTCGCCGGTGCCGGTCAGGTCGGTCTCGCCATAGTAGACGACGCGCACCGAGGGGTTCATCTTCTCGACCTTCACGCTCACCGGCACCGGCTCGGTCGAGGTGGCGATGAAATGCACGACGTTGATCACATATTCGCCGTTCATGAGCCCCCGGACCGAGACGGTTTCCTGGTTGAGAGGATTCTCGACCTCAGCGCCGTTCACGATCAGAACGTCCTTGAACTGGCCTCGGTCGTCGCGGTCCAGATGCATGAGCCCCGCCTCGCGTTCGTGATACCAGACGATATTGCCCACCGGGTCCTCGACATAGACGTCGATGTCGTCCTCATGGGCGTCGGGCCAGCGCACCGTGATCAGGATCTCGACCTCGGTGTCGATCTTGCCTTCCTCCGCGACCGGATTGATCATCGCGAAGGCGATGAAGAACATGAAGGCAAAGCCCACCAGCGCGTTGAACAGCAGGTCGGTGAAGGCGTCATATTCGCCGTCCCGGATGTCCTCGAACATCGATTAGCCCTTCGTCACGGCCGGCAGAACGACCTCGGAGAACCGGACGAGCGTCTGCGTGATCCGAAGCGCAAGGCTGTCCAGGACGTTGAACTGCATGCGAAGAAGCACCCCGGCGGACAGACCCGTGATCGTGGTCAAAAGCGCGACGGCCATGCCGCCGGTCATGCTTTGCAGCGCCGCGCGCATGGTTTCCACGTCGAACTCGCCAAGGTCGCGCATCGAAACCAGCATCAAGATAAAGCCGATCACGGTGCCCAGAAGCCCGAGCTTGTAGAGCGTGTCGGAGATGAAGACCCCCAGCCGCACCGGACCGCGCAGTTCCGAGGCAAAGGCCTGCAACACGGTTTCCGGTGATCCGGCCGAGGTGCGTTGCATGGTCGTCAGGTCGCCCACCACCCGCGCCACCCGGCGGCTTTGGGACAGGCGGGCAATCGCGCTGTCCATGTCGGGCACCCCGCCGTCCTCGAGCCCGCGCATGACCCGGGCGAGGGCGGACATCTCCCCAGAGAGGTCGAACAGGAACCACAGGCAATAAAGACTGCCCACCCCGAAGACCGCGATGATGAGCGTCGAAATCCCCGAGGTGTCGTTGTCGATGAGATAGTTCAGGTAGCCGTAATCCCACAGGATCACCGCGCCCAGACAGATCAGTGCCATCAGGAGCACCCAGCGGAACATGTCGTCGTAGGCGCGGTTGCCCACGATGCGGGCGGCAAGCGGGGAACGGTCGTTCAGGCTCTGGTCGCTCAACGGAAACCTCCGGGTGTGTTTTGCAGGCGGAACTTCCACGGCTCTTCAAATTCGACGCCGACTTCCCAAAGACCGACCTGATCGGTGATCGCGTCCATTTGGGCGTCGACGTAATCGGTGGACTGCTCGACGAAGGCGAGCGCCATGCCCCGGCGCACCATCAGCTCGTTGATCGCGTCGCCGCCGCTTTCGCAGACCCCGAAGCGCCGGCCGAAGGGGTCGGGATCGCCGGTCAGGTAACAGGTGACCTCGCCCCGCCCAGCGAGCAGTTCGAGCGTCCGCTTGGAGGCATCCGCACAGCCCCAGCGCTCGCCCTCCTTGTAGCAGGACTGGTTGCGCTCGGGCGCGTCGACACCCCAGAGGATCACGCGTTGCGGCCCGATCTTGATCACGTCGGCATCGAGGATCTCGGCCTCGCCGGACACGACATCACTGTCGCCCGCGAGCGTCCAGAAACCTGATAAGCCAATGATAAAAATAGATAAAATACTGGATTTGACGGGGATCATGTCCTATCCTTTCCGCATATCGGAGGAGCTCCCCCATGCGTATCGCAGCCATTCTCACCGCCACCCTTGTCGCTGGCCCCCTCTGGGCCGAGGCCGACCCGGATCTCGTTCAGGCCCTGCGCGAGGGCACGCGGACGGAGTGCCGGGACTGCGACCTGTCGCATGCCAACTTCAAGAAGGCCGATCTCTCCGGCGTCGACCTGACGGGGGCCGATCTGACCGGCGCACGCTTTCACCGGGCAATCCTGAACGGCACGATCTTTGCCGGGGCCAAGGCGGAGAATGCCAACTTCAATGTCGCTGAACTGCGGCAGGCCGATTTCACTGGCGCGGATCTCACCGGCGCGCTGTTTTACGAGGCGCAGCTTTCGGCCGCGAACTTCACCGATGCCATGCTCAACGGGGCCCGGATGCAACATGCGCGGATGACTGGCGCGACGCTGGTGGGCGCGCAGATCGACAACGCGCATCTGACATCCGCGCGGATCAACAACGCCGATCTCTCCGGAGCCAGCTTTTACAACACCGGCATCAGCGAGGCGAGCCTTGGCCGCTCGTCCTTTGCGGGTGTCACCATGTCCTATGTCTCGATCGTGAAAAGCGATGCGTTCCGGGCCGATTTCACGGGGGCCACGATCGAATACACCGATTTCTGGGGCACAGATCTGCGCGATGCCGATTTCACCGGCGCGATCGTGACCGAAAGCCGCTTCTCCCGCGCAAACATGCGCGGCGCGGTGATGGAGGGCGCCGAAGTGACGCGCACCTTCAACGCGGACGGGACCTATACCGAATAGGGTCATCGTACGTCCCTCACCGGCGGGGGCGAAGGCTCATAGGGCAGGCGCACCATCTCGAGCCGGGAAAAGCTTTCGAAATAGGTCGAGTTCAACTCTCGGGTTTCGCGGTTGACTGCCTCCTGTCCCGCCTTGCGCAGATAGCGTGCGTCCAGCCGCAGCGTCGCCTCGCCGTCGGGCGACGTGCCCGTGCAGACGCGTTTGGTGAAGACGTTGCCGATCATCATCTCGCTCTCAGCGAGCGGCAGGTCCTCGCACATGAGCGACCAGTCGCCGTAGCGCGCTTCGAGGTTGCGCATGAGCGTGACGGCGCGGCGGCGTTCGCGCGCCGGAATGCGCGGATCGGTCAGGATACGGATGCCTTCGATGATCCCGTCTTCGCTGACGAGGACCGAGACCATGACCTTGTGGGAAAAGACCGTCGTGCCGTCTTGCAGAACGTCATACTCCGACTCCATTGCGCGGGCGACGTAATCGAGTTCGTCATCGTAGGAGAAATGCACTTCCCGCA
The Maritimibacter sp. DP1N21-5 DNA segment above includes these coding regions:
- a CDS encoding ABC transporter ATP-binding protein produces the protein MASGVSVCLDIERKAFGGDLLMDGLHLFVREGEVVAIVGPSGVGKSTILRMIAGLDTDYEGMLRIGGKPAAEAPVPGFVFQDPRLLPWATSTQNLTLVSDSLTEKEAHKLLGEMGLGGYEDALPGELSGGMQRRVSLARALAVKPGLLILDEPFVSIDRKLARDLSALIARVIRAYQPTVILVSHDPEDAARLADRIVVLDGRPMEVVEDRRLDVARDLRDETWVREEAARMVGEE
- a CDS encoding ABC transporter permease; the encoded protein is MKARRGPPSAVGRLEWLSLPLLIVVWEVAALVVDHRLFPTPVEVFREIIHLATERRLLPDVAKTLGRAAAAFFIAMALGIVLGGLTGRFRVFDRLFGSWVLIGLNVPAIVVAITCYIWLGLTETALILAVVINKTPLVTVTMREGVRNLDHGFTELARVYRVPFRRQVRRIVIPQLMPYVLTAARTGLSLIWKIVLVFEVLGSDGGVGFRIGIFFQSFDIAAILAYTTSFMAVVFFIEYAVMRPLEQRVLGWRPAFRSV
- a CDS encoding ABC transporter substrate-binding protein gives rise to the protein MKRREFSALLGGGLIGTALGAPARAFSPPTVKRAPVKVGALATGTAQWELAVIKDMKLDEKHGVELETKDVSGKDASHVALMSGDVDIVLSDYIWVAGVRATGEDFTVVPHSYAVGGLIVRPDGPIQTLTDLPGKTIAIAGGPVDKSWVALRAYYKKETGEDLEAQVDARFGAPPLVNELLLEDKADAALNFWHFNARTKAAGMKELISVSEMMTGLGIAEQPPLLGWVFRESVAAEKPEAIKGYLDASFEAKRLLLQRDSVWDDIRPLMNAEDDALFLQLREDYRAGILTDYTPGVIDAAGAAYAIMAEVGGPDLVGDAMTMPEGTFWSGYTTS
- a CDS encoding pentapeptide repeat-containing protein; translated protein: MRIAAILTATLVAGPLWAEADPDLVQALREGTRTECRDCDLSHANFKKADLSGVDLTGADLTGARFHRAILNGTIFAGAKAENANFNVAELRQADFTGADLTGALFYEAQLSAANFTDAMLNGARMQHARMTGATLVGAQIDNAHLTSARINNADLSGASFYNTGISEASLGRSSFAGVTMSYVSIVKSDAFRADFTGATIEYTDFWGTDLRDADFTGAIVTESRFSRANMRGAVMEGAEVTRTFNADGTYTE
- a CDS encoding ATP-binding cassette domain-containing protein, which produces MTGELVLEMQDVVKRYGSVTALDGVSLSIAPGRFVGLLGPNGAGKSTLFQIIAGLFAPDSGAVEVFGMTHRDAGSDIRRRMGVVFQARSVDLDMSIRANLRFHGRLFGLGGRVLDDRIDALAMQFGLEDLLKRPVRNLSGGQQRKVEIARALINDPDLIIMDEPSAGLDTPSRRALVEDIRRLAANNSVAVLWATHLVDEVEGADDVIMLVKGKVVATGSPATLIADSGGGDLVDAYSRLTA
- a CDS encoding thermonuclease family protein: MIPVKSSILSIFIIGLSGFWTLAGDSDVVSGEAEILDADVIKIGPQRVILWGVDAPERNQSCYKEGERWGCADASKRTLELLAGRGEVTCYLTGDPDPFGRRFGVCESGGDAINELMVRRGMALAFVEQSTDYVDAQMDAITDQVGLWEVGVEFEEPWKFRLQNTPGGFR
- a CDS encoding MotA/TolQ/ExbB proton channel family protein is translated as MSDQSLNDRSPLAARIVGNRAYDDMFRWVLLMALICLGAVILWDYGYLNYLIDNDTSGISTLIIAVFGVGSLYCLWFLFDLSGEMSALARVMRGLEDGGVPDMDSAIARLSQSRRVARVVGDLTTMQRTSAGSPETVLQAFASELRGPVRLGVFISDTLYKLGLLGTVIGFILMLVSMRDLGEFDVETMRAALQSMTGGMAVALLTTITGLSAGVLLRMQFNVLDSLALRITQTLVRFSEVVLPAVTKG